A single region of the Cronobacter condimenti 1330 genome encodes:
- the tssH gene encoding type VI secretion system ATPase TssH, which produces MEHHSAVLLRRLNPYCARALEGAASLCQTRAHAEITPEHWLLKLLEQGEGDLTVLARRYEWDMDTVWQSLLSWLDAQPRSVRTRPELSASLQTLLKQAWLAATLAGDEQIRSIHLLTAMVETSGLTRCDGLWPLMTLTTSQLERLRPLLEAQSDERHDVALSEQPGNASIIGRAAPLQHEAQNQAEGGSAQPAVLQEESVLNRFTVDVTARAREGKIDPVFGRDNEIRQMVDILSRRRKNNPILVGEPGVGKTALVEGLALRIAEGNVPESLKPVIVRTLDLGLLQAGAGVKGEFEQRLKNIIDAVQHSPVSVLLFIDEAHTIIGAGNSAGGADAANLLKPALARGELRTIAATTWSEYKQYFERDAALERRFQMVKVDEPDDDTACLMLRGLKSCYAGHHGVHITDDAVKAAVTLSRRYLTGRQLPDKAVDLLDTASARVRMSLDTVPEALMQYRAKLTALDIEKQALLEDIALGNNQHGERLAAIEQLQNDLIVELDVLETQYGRELSLTEQLLEVRQDISRQSDIAALQQELSALQGSTPLLSLDVDTRTVATVIADWTGVPLSSLMKDEQTELLTLEEQLATRVVGQNPALNAIAQRLRASKTGLTQENGPQGVFLLVGPSGVGKTETALALADVMYGGEKSLITINLSEYQEPHTVSQLKGSPPGYVGYGQGGILTEAVRKRPYSVVLLDEVEKAHRDVMNLFYQVFDRGFMRDGEGREIDFRNTVILMTSNLGSDPLMQLLEEQPEATESELHELLRPILREHFQPALLARFQTVIYRPLAMNAMRTIVGMKLNQVSRRLARHYGMKTMIADSLLDALTDACLLPDTGARNIDSLLNQQILPVLSQQLLTHMAAGQKPESLGLGWDEGEGIVLVFNEHATGEVS; this is translated from the coding sequence ATGGAACATCATTCAGCAGTCCTGCTACGACGACTTAACCCCTATTGCGCCAGAGCACTGGAAGGTGCGGCCTCTTTATGCCAGACCCGTGCGCATGCTGAAATCACGCCTGAGCACTGGCTGTTAAAGTTGCTGGAGCAGGGAGAAGGAGATCTGACCGTTCTTGCTCGCCGCTACGAATGGGATATGGATACCGTCTGGCAGTCACTCCTGAGCTGGCTGGATGCACAGCCACGCTCAGTTCGCACCCGACCAGAGCTTTCTGCATCCCTTCAGACTCTGCTGAAACAGGCCTGGCTTGCCGCCACACTCGCCGGAGATGAGCAGATCCGCAGTATTCATTTGCTTACAGCCATGGTTGAAACGTCCGGGCTGACACGCTGTGATGGCCTCTGGCCTTTAATGACGCTGACCACCAGCCAGCTGGAAAGGTTACGTCCCTTGCTGGAGGCCCAGTCAGATGAGCGGCATGACGTTGCGCTCAGTGAGCAGCCTGGCAATGCCAGCATTATCGGCCGGGCTGCGCCGTTACAACATGAAGCACAAAACCAGGCTGAAGGCGGAAGTGCGCAGCCTGCCGTTTTACAGGAAGAGTCCGTTCTCAATCGCTTTACGGTCGATGTGACCGCCCGTGCCCGGGAAGGAAAGATTGATCCGGTCTTTGGACGCGATAACGAAATCCGTCAGATGGTGGATATCCTCTCCAGACGCAGGAAGAACAACCCGATCCTCGTGGGTGAACCCGGCGTGGGTAAAACGGCCCTTGTTGAAGGACTGGCGCTGCGTATCGCTGAAGGTAATGTGCCCGAAAGTCTTAAGCCTGTCATCGTCAGGACACTGGATCTGGGCTTGCTTCAGGCGGGTGCCGGTGTAAAGGGTGAATTTGAACAGCGCCTGAAGAATATCATCGACGCCGTCCAACACTCCCCGGTGTCGGTGCTGCTGTTTATTGATGAAGCGCACACCATCATCGGCGCGGGGAATTCGGCCGGTGGCGCGGATGCGGCGAACCTGCTGAAACCGGCGCTGGCGCGTGGCGAACTGCGTACCATAGCGGCCACCACCTGGAGCGAGTACAAACAGTATTTTGAGCGTGACGCAGCCCTTGAACGCCGCTTCCAGATGGTCAAGGTTGATGAGCCCGATGATGACACGGCCTGCCTGATGCTGCGCGGTCTGAAATCCTGCTATGCCGGACACCACGGTGTGCATATCACTGACGATGCGGTAAAAGCCGCTGTGACACTTTCCCGCCGCTACCTGACGGGCCGCCAACTGCCGGACAAGGCCGTAGACCTGCTCGACACAGCATCCGCCCGCGTGCGCATGAGCCTCGACACCGTGCCGGAGGCGCTGATGCAGTACCGCGCGAAGCTCACTGCGCTGGATATTGAGAAACAGGCGCTGCTGGAAGATATTGCGCTGGGCAATAACCAGCACGGCGAACGCCTGGCGGCGATTGAACAACTGCAGAACGACCTGATTGTCGAACTCGACGTGCTGGAAACTCAGTACGGTCGCGAGCTGAGCCTGACGGAACAATTGCTGGAGGTGCGCCAGGATATCAGCCGTCAGAGCGATATTGCCGCGCTGCAACAGGAGCTTTCTGCATTGCAGGGCAGCACGCCGCTGCTCTCGCTGGACGTGGACACCCGCACCGTGGCGACCGTTATCGCCGACTGGACAGGTGTCCCTCTCTCCTCACTGATGAAAGATGAGCAAACCGAACTACTGACACTGGAAGAACAGCTGGCAACCCGCGTTGTCGGCCAAAATCCTGCCCTGAATGCCATTGCTCAACGCCTGAGGGCCTCAAAAACCGGCCTGACACAGGAAAACGGGCCGCAGGGTGTGTTTTTACTGGTGGGGCCAAGCGGGGTGGGCAAAACAGAGACCGCGCTGGCGCTGGCTGACGTCATGTATGGCGGGGAGAAATCGCTTATCACCATCAACCTGTCGGAATACCAGGAGCCACACACCGTTTCGCAACTGAAAGGTTCTCCACCGGGGTACGTCGGTTACGGTCAGGGCGGCATTCTGACCGAGGCGGTGCGCAAGCGCCCTTACAGCGTGGTGCTTCTGGATGAAGTCGAAAAAGCACACCGCGACGTGATGAACCTGTTCTATCAGGTGTTCGACCGCGGCTTTATGCGCGACGGCGAAGGGCGTGAAATTGATTTTCGCAATACCGTGATCCTGATGACGTCCAACCTGGGCAGTGACCCGCTGATGCAGTTACTGGAAGAGCAACCAGAAGCCACTGAGAGCGAGCTGCATGAGTTGTTACGCCCGATCCTGCGCGAACACTTCCAGCCCGCGCTGCTGGCTCGCTTCCAGACGGTGATATACCGCCCGCTGGCAATGAATGCCATGCGCACCATCGTCGGCATGAAGCTGAACCAGGTAAGCAGGCGTCTGGCGCGTCACTACGGTATGAAGACCATGATTGCCGACAGCCTGCTGGACGCGCTGACCGATGCCTGCCTGTTGCCGGACACTGGAGCGCGGAATATCGACAGCCTGCTCAACCAGCAGATTTTGCCGGTGCTAAGTCAGCAGTTGCTGACGCACATGGCCGCAGGGCAGAAGCCTGAATCGCTAGGTCTGGGCTGGGATGAGGGTGAAGGGATTGTTCTGGTCTTTAATGAGCATGCAACAGGAGAGGTGTCATGA
- a CDS encoding Hcp family type VI secretion system effector, producing MAIPVYLWLKDDGGADIKGSVDVRDREGSIEVVAQEHNLYIPTDNNTGKLTGTRIHTPFLFTKEIDSSSPYLYKAVTTGQTLKSAEFKWYKINDAGQEVEYFNTKLENVKLVKVAPKMHDIKDASFEKHNHLEQIELRYEKITWTYKDGNIIHSDSWNERTTA from the coding sequence ATGGCAATCCCAGTTTATCTGTGGCTGAAAGACGATGGCGGCGCTGACATCAAGGGTTCCGTAGATGTGAGAGACCGCGAAGGAAGCATCGAAGTTGTTGCTCAGGAACACAACCTGTACATCCCGACCGATAACAATACTGGCAAACTGACCGGCACCCGTATTCACACGCCGTTCCTGTTTACCAAAGAAATCGACTCTTCCAGCCCTTACCTTTACAAAGCCGTGACCACGGGCCAGACCCTGAAGTCTGCTGAATTCAAGTGGTACAAAATCAACGATGCAGGCCAGGAAGTTGAGTATTTCAACACCAAACTGGAAAACGTCAAACTGGTAAAAGTCGCTCCGAAAATGCACGACATCAAGGATGCCTCCTTCGAGAAGCATAACCACCTTGAGCAGATCGAGCTGCGCTACGAAAAAATCACCTGGACCTACAAAGACGGCAACATCATTCATTCCGATTCCTGGAACGAACGTACCACTGCGTAA
- a CDS encoding OmpA family protein, whose amino-acid sequence MRRSVIIPVALHTFVAVVTLLWLLWYFIPTGNVFKGLTTLLILLLAGWTVFKHCRRDEPESDATITADDLPLPDTGGPVVLVCGDLLNTLFQGSVLRKTAQGWWLRAGDVSQLTDVVRSIQTQFPRQVGQLSVMYRCLPDQHQDEAVLRSTLKTLRQQCKQIKSLTGFTLPVVLSAEFSGPVTPWIIVRGDKPIVCSVNDSPQAFIDWQQADDHILALPAVREAFSFIRHILTHELEKADRLTPPVRAFSVAMRLGVVNPEAQSVWSDWLCSRTCLQFTRKAGPAVQVSLFPDPVLPLLAPFASTVQGGQRTRRLVLLMWLCALTALGISALNNRDLIRQVSTDLQRWNAIPMNHYPPKAESLTALKQDALLLERWQRQGEPLRYSLGYYPGQRLWLALQQAIDTWTPPPAPEPKPVPKIVRLDSMSLFDSGKSVLKDGSTKILVNALVGIKAKPGWLIVVSGHTDNTGSVQLNQILSLHRAESVRNWMRDTGDVPESCFAVQGYGDSRPIASNDTPDGRAHNRRVEISLVPQADACRLPGAKIASQDVRDVSTQEMEK is encoded by the coding sequence ATGCGTAGATCAGTCATTATTCCGGTTGCCCTGCACACCTTTGTCGCCGTTGTCACGTTGCTGTGGTTGCTCTGGTATTTCATCCCGACAGGCAACGTGTTTAAAGGACTGACCACTCTTCTGATCCTCCTTCTGGCAGGCTGGACTGTTTTTAAACATTGTCGGCGTGATGAGCCAGAATCCGATGCCACCATCACCGCTGATGACCTGCCATTACCCGACACCGGGGGGCCCGTTGTCCTGGTATGTGGTGACCTACTGAATACCCTGTTCCAGGGAAGCGTTTTGCGCAAAACAGCTCAGGGATGGTGGCTACGGGCCGGTGATGTCAGCCAGTTAACTGACGTTGTCCGCAGCATACAGACGCAGTTCCCGCGCCAGGTCGGTCAGCTCTCGGTGATGTACCGCTGCCTGCCAGACCAGCATCAGGATGAAGCCGTTCTTCGTTCCACACTGAAAACGCTCCGCCAGCAGTGTAAGCAGATTAAATCCCTGACAGGTTTCACACTGCCGGTGGTGTTGAGTGCCGAATTTTCCGGGCCTGTAACGCCGTGGATAATCGTTCGTGGTGATAAGCCGATTGTCTGTTCGGTTAATGATTCGCCTCAGGCATTTATTGACTGGCAACAGGCGGATGACCATATCCTGGCACTGCCAGCCGTCAGGGAGGCATTTTCCTTCATCCGTCATATCCTGACCCATGAGCTGGAGAAAGCGGACCGGTTAACGCCGCCCGTGCGTGCATTTTCCGTTGCTATGCGCCTCGGCGTGGTCAATCCAGAGGCTCAGTCAGTCTGGTCCGACTGGCTCTGTTCCCGGACCTGCTTGCAGTTTACCCGCAAAGCCGGACCAGCAGTGCAGGTAAGCCTGTTCCCGGATCCGGTTCTGCCGCTGCTGGCACCTTTTGCGTCGACGGTACAGGGAGGGCAACGTACCCGTCGTCTGGTTCTGCTGATGTGGCTGTGCGCCCTGACCGCACTGGGTATTTCTGCACTCAATAATCGTGATCTCATTCGTCAGGTGAGTACCGATTTACAGCGCTGGAATGCTATCCCGATGAACCATTACCCTCCTAAGGCGGAATCACTCACCGCTCTGAAACAGGATGCGCTCCTGCTTGAACGCTGGCAGCGTCAGGGAGAGCCTTTGCGTTACAGCCTGGGCTATTACCCGGGGCAACGCCTCTGGCTGGCCTTGCAACAGGCTATCGATACCTGGACACCACCACCCGCCCCTGAACCGAAACCGGTCCCGAAAATTGTCCGTCTCGACAGCATGTCGCTGTTCGATTCCGGCAAATCGGTACTCAAAGACGGCTCAACCAAAATACTCGTCAACGCACTGGTGGGTATCAAAGCCAAACCAGGCTGGCTGATAGTAGTCAGCGGCCATACCGACAATACCGGCAGCGTACAGCTCAATCAGATCCTGTCTTTGCACCGCGCTGAGTCCGTCCGTAACTGGATGCGTGATACCGGGGACGTACCGGAGAGTTGTTTTGCCGTGCAGGGTTACGGTGACAGCCGACCGATTGCATCAAACGACACGCCTGATGGCCGTGCGCATAACCGGCGTGTCGAGATCAGTCTGGTACCGCAGGCTGACGCCTGTCGTCTGCCAGGCGCAAAAATTGCGTCACAGGATGTGCGTGACGTTTCAACTCAAGAAATGGAGAAGTAA
- the tssL gene encoding type VI secretion system protein TssL, short form has protein sequence MRQDIDIDQLMTETWLTVTMLKKGAVTLNGTALYNKCVKQIESVREALVRAGYDEASVEHISYAQCALLDETVMSRKPEKSEEEEEPKIDEGQVAWRKAPLQARFFGSLRAGEALWDRIAEVLRQPSPNPAVLTCYHRVIALGFQGLYSLKAVSQSQRDEVVKALSERVSPPDAGLSLVIHRMGRHRWSLMRSVWFWIALAIILTGVIWWGGHLWLQALLSAHIPELRG, from the coding sequence ATGAGACAGGATATCGATATCGACCAGCTGATGACGGAGACCTGGCTCACCGTCACCATGCTTAAAAAGGGTGCCGTCACGCTTAATGGCACTGCGCTTTACAACAAGTGCGTGAAACAGATTGAAAGTGTGCGGGAAGCGCTGGTGCGTGCCGGTTATGACGAGGCCAGCGTCGAACATATTTCCTATGCACAGTGCGCTTTGCTTGATGAGACAGTGATGAGCCGTAAGCCTGAAAAAAGTGAGGAAGAAGAGGAGCCCAAAATTGATGAGGGCCAGGTCGCCTGGCGTAAAGCGCCGCTTCAGGCGCGCTTTTTTGGCTCACTCCGGGCAGGCGAAGCGCTGTGGGACCGCATTGCTGAGGTCCTGCGCCAGCCCTCACCGAACCCGGCCGTTCTGACGTGCTATCACCGGGTGATAGCCCTGGGCTTTCAAGGACTGTACAGCCTGAAAGCGGTCAGTCAGTCGCAGAGGGATGAGGTGGTCAAAGCCCTCTCTGAGCGGGTATCTCCGCCTGATGCAGGCCTTTCTCTGGTTATTCACCGGATGGGGAGACATCGCTGGAGTCTGATGCGCTCAGTCTGGTTCTGGATAGCGCTCGCCATCATCCTCACCGGCGTCATCTGGTGGGGTGGCCATCTGTGGCTCCAGGCACTGTTGTCAGCACACATACCGGAGCTGCGTGGTTAA
- the tssK gene encoding type VI secretion system baseplate subunit TssK has product MKIYRPLWNEGALLSPQQFQQQAEWESFRSAGASALASPFPWGVEKIEFNDSLLSSGLIQITQLRLWLEDGSLIDAQRSDLPPAPRELDASQLAGRDAVTVVIALPHMQPGVANVEQEGISANRPLRYREEWVTLQDAFGSEEESMAVARFNFSIRFAHESNDSWKVCPVARLIRDEQKVWRQDPSFIPPVALFGASPILRERLMLLNRQLRSRRQRLMTMRRESNERLADFAVADVSLFWLLNALNSHARVLTEYERFPSRPPEQVWAELARLAGSMLTFSLDHDVDAIPGYDHEEPANAFPPLFDLITGLLEASLPSRVIALEMSRPDGQTWKANLHDIRLREEADLWLSVRSDIPAWQVAEKFPALCQAGSPDDVTEIYGAALKGIPLIPVSRVPAALPVRMENQYFALDMESPAAHEMQEQGVCMFYVPELLGALELELFAVLRS; this is encoded by the coding sequence ATGAAAATTTATCGTCCACTGTGGAACGAGGGGGCTTTACTGTCCCCTCAACAGTTCCAGCAGCAGGCTGAATGGGAGTCTTTTCGCAGTGCCGGTGCATCAGCGCTGGCATCCCCATTCCCCTGGGGTGTGGAAAAGATTGAGTTTAATGACAGTCTTCTTTCGTCCGGCCTGATCCAGATTACGCAGTTACGCCTCTGGCTGGAAGATGGTTCTCTGATTGATGCCCAAAGAAGCGATCTGCCTCCGGCGCCGCGTGAGTTAGATGCCAGCCAGCTGGCAGGTCGTGATGCGGTAACTGTCGTCATCGCACTTCCCCACATGCAGCCAGGTGTTGCCAACGTAGAACAGGAAGGCATCAGTGCAAACAGGCCGCTTCGCTATCGGGAAGAGTGGGTAACGTTGCAGGATGCCTTTGGCTCTGAGGAAGAGTCCATGGCCGTTGCCCGGTTTAATTTCAGCATCCGGTTTGCCCATGAAAGCAATGATTCGTGGAAAGTGTGCCCGGTAGCAAGATTGATCCGGGATGAGCAAAAAGTGTGGCGACAGGATCCGTCTTTTATTCCTCCAGTGGCGTTATTTGGGGCAAGCCCGATCCTGCGCGAACGTCTGATGCTGCTTAATCGTCAGTTACGCTCCCGACGCCAGCGTCTGATGACGATGCGTCGTGAAAGCAACGAAAGGCTCGCCGATTTTGCCGTCGCCGATGTTTCCCTTTTCTGGTTACTGAATGCACTGAATTCTCACGCCAGAGTGCTGACAGAATACGAACGTTTTCCTTCCCGCCCACCTGAACAGGTGTGGGCGGAGCTCGCTCGTCTGGCAGGGAGTATGCTGACCTTTTCACTGGACCATGATGTTGACGCCATACCAGGTTATGACCACGAGGAACCGGCCAATGCGTTTCCTCCGCTGTTTGACCTGATAACGGGTTTGCTGGAGGCCAGTCTGCCATCCCGGGTTATTGCTCTGGAGATGTCCCGCCCGGACGGACAGACCTGGAAGGCCAACCTCCATGATATCCGCCTGCGTGAAGAGGCCGACCTCTGGCTCTCTGTGCGCTCGGATATCCCGGCCTGGCAGGTCGCCGAGAAATTCCCTGCACTTTGTCAGGCGGGTTCACCAGATGATGTCACCGAGATCTATGGTGCGGCACTCAAGGGGATCCCTTTGATTCCGGTGAGCAGGGTCCCGGCTGCGTTGCCTGTACGCATGGAAAACCAGTATTTCGCACTTGATATGGAAAGCCCCGCTGCGCATGAAATGCAGGAGCAGGGCGTGTGTATGTTCTATGTACCGGAGTTGCTTGGCGCGCTTGAACTTGAACTGTTTGCGGTATTGCGCTCATGA
- the tssC gene encoding type VI secretion system contractile sheath large subunit, whose amino-acid sequence MLMSVQNENAVSGGETLVRERSTDNGVYASLFEKINLMPATGLSDLSIWQDEAAMAEADANERITAGVQVFLQCLTKSGQKVEKLDKTLIDHHIAELDYQISRQLDAVMHSPEFQKVESLWRGMKHLVDNTDYRQNVRTEILDIAKEDLRQDFEDSPEIIQSGLYWHTYVSEYDQPGGEPIGAVISAYEFDASAQDVALMRNISKVSAAAHMPFIGSAGPKFFNKTSMEEVAAIKDIGNYFDRAEYIKWKAFRDSEDSRYLGLVMPRVLGRLPYGPDTVPVRSFNYIEQVKGPDHEKYLWTSASFAFAANMVKSFINNGWCVQIRGPQAGGAVKDLPIHLYDLGTGNQVKIPSEVMIPETREFEFSNLGFIPLSYYKNRDYACFFSANSTQKPAIYDTADATANSRINARLPYIFLLSRIAHYLKLIQRENIGTTKDRRLLELELNTWVRGLVTEMTDPGDELQASHPLRDAKVIVEDIEDNPGFFRVKLYAVPHFQVEGMDVNLSLVSQMPKAKA is encoded by the coding sequence ATGCTGATGTCTGTACAGAATGAAAATGCTGTCTCCGGCGGCGAGACACTCGTCCGGGAACGTTCCACTGATAACGGGGTGTATGCCTCCCTGTTTGAGAAAATCAACCTGATGCCTGCAACCGGCCTGAGCGACCTGAGCATCTGGCAGGATGAAGCCGCGATGGCGGAAGCCGATGCGAACGAGCGTATTACCGCCGGGGTGCAGGTCTTTCTGCAGTGCCTGACGAAGTCCGGTCAGAAAGTGGAAAAGCTCGACAAGACGTTAATTGACCACCATATCGCTGAGCTGGATTACCAGATTAGCCGTCAGCTTGATGCAGTGATGCACAGCCCTGAATTTCAGAAAGTGGAAAGCCTGTGGCGCGGAATGAAGCACCTGGTGGATAACACCGATTACCGCCAGAACGTGCGCACCGAAATTCTGGATATTGCCAAAGAAGACCTGCGTCAGGATTTTGAGGATTCACCGGAAATTATCCAGAGCGGATTGTACTGGCACACATATGTGAGTGAGTACGATCAGCCCGGCGGAGAGCCGATTGGGGCGGTAATTTCGGCGTATGAATTTGACGCCTCTGCGCAGGATGTGGCGCTGATGCGTAATATCTCCAAAGTGTCTGCGGCTGCCCATATGCCCTTTATCGGCTCTGCCGGGCCGAAATTCTTCAATAAGACCTCGATGGAAGAAGTCGCTGCTATTAAAGACATCGGTAACTATTTTGACCGCGCTGAATATATCAAATGGAAAGCATTCCGTGACTCTGAGGACTCCCGCTACCTGGGTCTGGTGATGCCGCGTGTGCTGGGTCGTCTGCCGTATGGTCCGGACACGGTGCCGGTACGCAGCTTCAACTATATCGAGCAGGTCAAAGGCCCGGACCACGAGAAGTATCTCTGGACCAGCGCCTCGTTTGCCTTTGCCGCCAACATGGTGAAGAGCTTTATCAACAATGGCTGGTGCGTGCAAATTCGCGGTCCACAGGCCGGTGGTGCGGTGAAGGACCTGCCAATTCACCTCTACGACCTCGGTACCGGCAATCAGGTGAAAATTCCGTCGGAAGTCATGATACCGGAGACCCGTGAATTTGAGTTCTCCAATCTTGGCTTCATCCCGCTGTCGTACTACAAGAACCGCGATTACGCCTGCTTCTTCTCGGCGAATTCAACCCAGAAACCGGCTATTTATGACACTGCCGATGCCACCGCCAATAGCCGCATCAACGCCCGTCTGCCTTACATCTTCCTGCTGTCGCGTATCGCGCACTATCTGAAGCTGATTCAGCGCGAGAACATCGGCACCACCAAAGACCGCCGTCTGCTGGAGCTGGAACTCAACACCTGGGTGCGCGGTCTGGTGACCGAAATGACCGATCCGGGCGACGAACTGCAGGCATCCCATCCGCTTCGCGATGCCAAAGTCATCGTTGAAGACATCGAGGATAACCCGGGCTTCTTCCGTGTGAAACTGTACGCGGTGCCGCACTTCCAGGTGGAAGGGATGGACGTCAATCTGTCGCTGGTATCCCAGATGCCTAAAGCAAAAGCATAA
- the tssB gene encoding type VI secretion system contractile sheath small subunit, whose translation MSDSFQNEVPKARINLKLSLHTGGAQKKVELPLKLLTVGDFSNGRENSPLSAREKVGINKNNFDSVLSEFSPQVNLTVENTLANDGSEENIRLDFRNMKDFEPEQVARQIPQLKAMLAMRSLLRDLKSNLLDNSMFRKELELILRDPALSNELRNEIAALAPKHA comes from the coding sequence ATGTCTGATTCGTTTCAGAATGAAGTGCCTAAAGCGCGTATTAATCTTAAGTTATCGCTACACACGGGTGGTGCGCAGAAAAAAGTTGAGTTACCCCTGAAATTACTGACAGTAGGTGATTTCAGCAATGGTCGTGAAAATAGCCCATTATCAGCGCGTGAAAAAGTTGGCATTAATAAAAATAACTTTGACAGCGTTTTGAGCGAGTTCTCTCCGCAGGTCAATCTGACGGTGGAAAATACACTGGCTAATGACGGCAGCGAAGAAAATATCCGCCTTGATTTCCGGAATATGAAAGACTTCGAGCCAGAGCAGGTGGCTCGTCAAATCCCGCAATTAAAAGCTATGCTCGCCATGCGCAGCCTGCTGCGCGACCTCAAATCTAATCTTCTCGATAATTCCATGTTCCGCAAAGAGCTGGAACTGATCTTACGCGACCCGGCACTGAGCAACGAACTGCGTAATGAAATCGCCGCTCTGGCACCGAAACACGCCTGA